From a single Chloroflexota bacterium genomic region:
- a CDS encoding sugar ABC transporter permease encodes MTTLVDRLFPTSSRLRRQEALTAYALISPWLIGFIWFTAIPMGIAIYLSLTKYQIISPPEWVGLSNFTKLFQDQRFRVALFNTAFYAGISVPLYLVASFVAALAMNLKIRGIRWYRTIFYLPSITPAVANAMLWLWIFNPQWGLANSVLKFFGIPTQDWLLDPKLSKPCLIFMGLWGIGPTMIIFLAGLQNIPEQLYEAAMIDGAGQWARFRNVTLPMLSPVTFFNLIMGIINAFQIFTTAYIMTTGGAGGERSYGVGGVLDSLLFYVLYLWQNAFEFWRMGYAAAMGWVLLFIILVLTYIQFKLAERWVYYETEQGG; translated from the coding sequence ATGACTACTTTGGTTGATCGGTTGTTCCCTACCTCAAGCCGCCTGAGGCGACAGGAGGCGCTTACCGCGTATGCTCTTATCTCACCCTGGCTGATTGGGTTCATCTGGTTCACGGCCATCCCCATGGGGATCGCCATCTACCTGTCGCTCACCAAGTATCAGATCATCAGCCCGCCCGAGTGGGTAGGACTCTCAAATTTCACCAAGCTTTTCCAGGATCAACGCTTCCGGGTCGCGTTGTTCAACACGGCCTTCTACGCGGGTATCTCCGTGCCCCTGTACCTGGTCGCCTCCTTTGTGGCTGCGCTGGCCATGAACCTGAAGATCCGGGGCATCCGCTGGTATCGGACGATCTTCTACCTGCCGTCGATCACCCCGGCCGTGGCCAACGCGATGCTCTGGCTGTGGATCTTTAACCCTCAGTGGGGGTTGGCGAACTCGGTCCTGAAGTTCTTCGGCATCCCGACCCAGGATTGGCTGCTTGATCCCAAGCTCAGCAAGCCGTGTCTGATCTTCATGGGGTTGTGGGGGATCGGCCCTACCATGATCATTTTCCTGGCCGGCCTGCAGAACATACCCGAGCAGTTGTACGAGGCGGCGATGATCGATGGGGCGGGGCAATGGGCGCGCTTCCGCAACGTCACGCTTCCCATGCTCTCCCCGGTGACCTTTTTCAACCTGATCATGGGCATCATCAACGCCTTCCAGATCTTCACTACCGCCTACATCATGACGACCGGCGGCGCGGGAGGCGAACGCTCTTATGGCGTAGGAGGGGTTCTGGATTCGCTGCTCTTCTACGTGTTGTACCTCTGGCAGAACGCTTTTGAGTTCTGGCGGATGGGATACGCTGCTGCCATGGGATGGGTGTTGTTGTTCATCATTCTGGTTCTGACCTATATCCAGTTTAAGCTGGCAGAGCGCTGGGTCTACTACGAAACGGAACAGGGAGGATAG
- a CDS encoding carbohydrate ABC transporter permease: MVTEAAAEAKSARREQGWLDRIWTAKTKRVLKELIAHLCLIPISITMLIPLLWLFSTSLKPKGMVFTYPPQLIPNPVRWQNYPEALTVLPFHIFFRNTMIIVVARVTGQILVSTMVAYAFARLRFPGRNFLFWMVLIKMMLPGSVTLVPEYVMFNKLGWINTFLPLTVPAWLPGWYSSSFYIFLCRQFFMGIPAELDDAAKIDGASHLRIWWQIILPLSKPVVTTVGIFSFMIAWNDFMGPLIYIQKMNLRPLALGLQSFQGAFTTEWHWLMAASTTMVVPVIFLFFAAQRYFLQGITMSGITGR; this comes from the coding sequence ATGGTCACTGAGGCTGCCGCGGAAGCCAAAAGCGCAAGACGTGAGCAGGGATGGCTGGATCGGATATGGACGGCGAAGACCAAAAGGGTGCTAAAGGAGCTGATTGCTCACCTGTGCCTGATCCCCATCTCGATCACGATGTTGATCCCGCTTCTCTGGCTGTTCAGCACCTCGCTCAAGCCAAAGGGGATGGTCTTCACCTATCCGCCCCAATTGATCCCCAATCCTGTGCGCTGGCAGAATTATCCAGAGGCTCTGACCGTCTTGCCCTTTCACATCTTCTTCCGCAATACGATGATCATCGTCGTCGCCCGGGTGACCGGGCAGATCCTGGTCTCCACGATGGTGGCGTATGCCTTCGCCCGGTTGCGATTCCCGGGGCGGAACTTCCTCTTCTGGATGGTGCTGATCAAGATGATGCTCCCGGGCTCTGTGACGTTGGTGCCTGAGTACGTCATGTTCAACAAGCTCGGGTGGATCAATACGTTCCTCCCGCTGACCGTGCCCGCGTGGCTGCCAGGCTGGTATAGTTCCTCATTCTACATCTTCTTATGTCGGCAATTCTTTATGGGGATCCCAGCGGAATTAGACGACGCGGCCAAGATAGATGGGGCCAGTCATCTGCGCATCTGGTGGCAGATCATCCTCCCCCTGTCCAAACCCGTGGTCACGACGGTGGGGATCTTCTCCTTCATGATCGCGTGGAACGACTTCATGGGTCCCTTGATCTATATCCAGAAGATGAACCTGCGCCCGCTGGCTCTGGGCCTGCAATCCTTCCAGGGAGCGTTCACCACGGAGTGGCACTGGCTGATGGCTGCCTCGACGACGATGGTCGTCCCGGTCATCTTCCTCTTCTTTGCGGCCCAGCGCTACTTCCTGCAGGGCATCACGATGAGCGGGATCACGGGAAGGTAA
- a CDS encoding radical SAM protein encodes MPDVLYIHPTKYGIATRGRRISTPYPIMPMGIIPLSNLLREEGLSVVGLNYPLELRIDRSFLLGRWVASQEGVRLILMDLHWYEHSYGVMEIAQICRQLHPEAWILVGGFTASLYAREILENFPQIDFVIRGDAEVPLRMIATRLGRRSSALPDLSDVPNLSYRESGRIVENALTYRADGEMLDRLNFVDLDFLEHADRYGELQFVATMLTASSPRPMRGHWLSIGRGCHFDCSYCGGGARVHKAIAGREQLVLRSVEGVVEDIQRLQRMGVDQVSFSLDPAILGEAYWTRLFSEIRNRGIRIGIYNEFFQLPSKEFIDELVQTVDITRSELAFSPLSGSEPVRRLNGKFYTNRKLLRTLSLLKRHEVPIYIYFSLNLPGEDERAFRRTLDLARRIGHLYPSHLLKMINMCHTVDPCSPMSHDSRQYGIEVSFQSFMDYYTYCRSASTEQSSLDQEQFRGFWLRDDQKRSLEDMANRWEAFRANAKFLCYPVPRAW; translated from the coding sequence ATGCCCGACGTTTTGTATATTCACCCGACCAAATACGGCATCGCGACCCGGGGGCGAAGGATCAGCACCCCATATCCCATCATGCCCATGGGGATCATCCCCCTATCGAACCTGCTGCGCGAGGAGGGGCTGTCGGTCGTCGGCTTGAACTACCCCCTGGAGCTTCGCATAGACCGTTCCTTCCTTCTGGGGCGATGGGTGGCCTCCCAGGAGGGGGTTCGGCTGATCCTGATGGACTTGCATTGGTACGAGCACTCCTATGGGGTGATGGAGATCGCTCAGATCTGCCGTCAGCTCCACCCGGAGGCATGGATCCTGGTGGGTGGGTTCACCGCGTCCCTGTACGCCAGGGAGATCCTCGAGAACTTCCCTCAGATCGACTTTGTGATCCGGGGGGATGCTGAGGTGCCGCTGCGCATGATCGCCACGCGTTTGGGTCGCCGTTCCTCCGCGTTGCCGGACCTCTCGGACGTTCCCAACCTCTCCTACCGGGAGAGTGGCCGGATCGTGGAGAACGCCTTGACGTATCGCGCCGACGGGGAGATGCTCGACCGGCTGAACTTCGTGGACCTCGACTTCCTGGAGCACGCCGATCGATATGGCGAGCTTCAGTTCGTGGCGACCATGTTGACTGCCTCATCGCCCAGGCCGATGCGGGGGCACTGGCTGAGCATCGGCCGGGGATGTCACTTCGACTGTTCCTATTGCGGCGGGGGGGCGCGAGTGCACAAGGCCATCGCCGGCCGGGAGCAGCTCGTCCTCCGATCCGTGGAGGGTGTCGTGGAGGACATCCAGCGGCTGCAGCGGATGGGGGTCGATCAAGTATCCTTCTCCCTGGATCCCGCCATCCTCGGCGAGGCGTACTGGACGCGCCTGTTCTCCGAGATCCGCAACCGGGGCATCCGGATCGGGATATACAATGAGTTCTTCCAGCTTCCCAGCAAGGAGTTCATTGACGAGCTCGTGCAGACTGTGGACATCACTCGCTCGGAGCTGGCGTTTAGCCCCTTGTCCGGGTCGGAGCCGGTGCGCCGCCTCAACGGCAAGTTCTACACCAACCGAAAGCTGCTCCGGACGCTCTCGCTCTTGAAGAGACACGAGGTGCCCATCTACATCTACTTCTCCCTCAATCTACCGGGCGAGGACGAGAGAGCCTTCAGGAGGACCCTGGACCTGGCCAGACGTATTGGGCATCTCTATCCCTCCCACCTGTTGAAGATGATCAACATGTGTCACACCGTCGATCCCTGCTCTCCCATGAGTCACGATTCCCGACAGTATGGCATCGAGGTGAGCTTCCAGAGCTTCATGGACTATTACACCTACTGTCGCTCCGCCTCCACCGAGCAGTCCAGCCTGGATCAGGAGCAGTTTCGAGGCTTCTGGCTCCGTGATGATCAGAAGAGATCGCTGGAGGACATGGCCAATCGGTGGGAGGCGTTCCGGGCGAATGCGAAGTTCCTCTGCTATCCTGTACCCCGTGCCTGGTAG
- a CDS encoding methyltransferase: MDSRERVRRTLLFQTPDRAPRELWTLPGIEMFRQEELTAMLERFPPDFASPDVTYGRGERERGEPAVVGTYVDAWGCPFTVAEPGVVGEVKDPPLADWSQLDRLRPPYEILENADFSRVNASCAATDRFVKAGTTIRPFERMQFLRGTENLMMDLGWGVREVYRLRDMVHEFFLRELEMWTRTDVDGISFMDDWGAQKGLLISPGMWREFFKPLYAEYCRLIHGAGKFAFFHSDGDITDIYPDLIEIGIDALNSQLFCMDIEELGRLYRGKITFWGEIDRQAILPFGTVEDVRQAVRRVRRALDDGRGGVIAQCEWGINVPAENVAAVFEAWMEPL; encoded by the coding sequence GTGGACAGCCGAGAGCGTGTGCGTCGGACCTTGCTGTTTCAGACGCCGGACCGGGCTCCCCGGGAGTTGTGGACGTTGCCCGGTATCGAGATGTTTCGTCAGGAGGAGCTGACGGCCATGCTGGAGCGCTTCCCCCCTGACTTCGCCTCTCCCGATGTTACCTACGGGCGGGGGGAGCGCGAGCGCGGCGAGCCAGCCGTGGTCGGGACCTATGTGGATGCCTGGGGGTGTCCCTTCACCGTGGCCGAGCCTGGCGTCGTCGGCGAGGTGAAGGACCCGCCTCTGGCCGATTGGTCGCAGTTGGATCGTCTCCGGCCTCCTTACGAAATCCTGGAGAACGCCGACTTCAGCCGGGTGAATGCGTCCTGTGCCGCCACCGATCGGTTCGTCAAAGCGGGCACGACGATCCGGCCCTTCGAGCGGATGCAGTTCCTGCGCGGCACCGAGAATCTGATGATGGACCTGGGGTGGGGGGTGCGGGAGGTCTACCGGCTGCGGGATATGGTGCACGAGTTCTTCCTGCGTGAGCTGGAGATGTGGACCCGGACGGATGTGGACGGCATCTCCTTCATGGATGACTGGGGAGCACAAAAGGGTCTGCTGATCTCGCCCGGGATGTGGCGGGAGTTCTTCAAGCCCCTCTATGCGGAGTACTGTCGCCTGATCCACGGTGCGGGGAAGTTCGCCTTCTTCCACTCCGATGGCGACATCACGGACATTTACCCGGATCTGATCGAGATCGGGATTGACGCGCTGAACTCGCAGTTGTTCTGCATGGATATCGAGGAGCTGGGGCGTCTGTACCGGGGGAAGATCACGTTCTGGGGGGAGATCGATCGCCAGGCCATCCTCCCGTTCGGCACCGTTGAGGATGTGCGTCAGGCGGTACGGCGTGTACGTCGGGCCCTGGACGATGGGCGCGGGGGCGTGATCGCCCAGTGCGAGTGGGGCATCAACGTGCCGGCGGAGAATGTCGCGGCCGTGTTCGAGGCGTGGATGGAGCCGCTTTGA
- a CDS encoding prolyl oligopeptidase family serine peptidase translates to MIRRWGIWMGIVLAVLALAGLLALQTPTGQRAYNVADFRFRHWRVQHWGKPTVPSEGRGGLTGRVMDTMGQPIEGAIVLVAEATGETYHDATDGDGRYRITGVPAGRYVPLAAAWGYRMRIAPSIRVRPGATVEAVDFALPPRPPIRLSAEIPVTITGRTIVTGTFPSPDVEAERIDFRFERAGTEIAVDRIYQPVGRRTPGPTLAIAFPSYEPHWEPAAVAFASQGFTVLFVAPVAARGLDIQAHALDLLQAVTLLRAGRLTPAADPDRMAVLAGSFSTLYFYQVLPDMPEIKAVITVGGISDAFLGVQALYDETLEIPPPYDAAIAAIGRPDRHPERFMQYSPAFFARHMPPTLVVHTTADRVIPYNQSVRFAQALADANVPHDLILYEDTSHYLNTWNPTPQVTAAFWRMIDFLQSTIGEPSGE, encoded by the coding sequence ATGATCAGGCGGTGGGGCATCTGGATGGGAATCGTGTTGGCCGTGCTGGCGCTCGCCGGCCTCCTCGCGCTGCAAACGCCGACCGGCCAGCGCGCGTACAACGTGGCCGATTTCCGTTTCCGCCACTGGCGCGTTCAACACTGGGGAAAGCCCACGGTTCCGTCGGAGGGGAGAGGAGGGCTAACGGGGCGAGTGATGGACACGATGGGCCAGCCGATCGAGGGGGCGATCGTGCTGGTGGCCGAGGCAACGGGCGAGACGTATCACGATGCCACCGACGGCGATGGACGCTATCGGATCACAGGCGTCCCCGCCGGCCGCTACGTCCCACTGGCCGCCGCGTGGGGATATCGGATGCGCATCGCCCCTTCTATCCGTGTGCGCCCCGGAGCCACCGTGGAAGCCGTCGACTTTGCGCTGCCGCCGCGCCCCCCTATCCGGCTATCGGCCGAGATCCCCGTGACGATCACCGGCCGCACGATCGTCACAGGGACGTTTCCATCGCCCGACGTCGAGGCGGAGCGAATCGACTTCCGGTTCGAGCGAGCAGGGACCGAGATCGCCGTGGACCGCATCTACCAGCCCGTCGGGAGACGCACGCCCGGCCCCACGCTGGCGATCGCCTTCCCCAGCTACGAGCCACACTGGGAGCCGGCCGCGGTGGCCTTCGCCAGCCAGGGATTCACCGTCCTCTTCGTCGCCCCCGTCGCCGCCCGCGGGCTGGATATCCAGGCCCACGCGTTGGATCTCCTGCAAGCGGTCACGCTCCTGCGCGCCGGCCGACTAACTCCGGCCGCCGATCCGGATCGGATGGCCGTGCTGGCCGGCAGCTTCAGCACCCTGTATTTCTACCAGGTGCTACCGGACATGCCGGAGATCAAGGCGGTCATCACCGTAGGCGGGATCAGCGACGCCTTTCTGGGGGTGCAGGCCCTGTACGACGAGACGCTGGAGATCCCGCCGCCATATGATGCCGCCATCGCCGCAATCGGGCGCCCCGATCGCCATCCCGAGCGGTTCATGCAATACTCACCGGCTTTCTTCGCCCGACACATGCCCCCCACGCTAGTGGTGCACACCACGGCCGACCGGGTGATCCCCTACAATCAATCGGTCCGCTTCGCACAGGCGCTGGCTGATGCGAACGTTCCTCACGATCTGATCCTGTACGAGGACACGTCGCACTATCTGAACACCTGGAACCCAACGCCACAGGTGACCGCCGCTTTCTGGCGCATGATCGACTTCCTGCAAAGCACGATAGGCGAGCCGTCCGGCGAGTGA
- the rsmI gene encoding 16S rRNA (cytidine(1402)-2'-O)-methyltransferase, whose translation MGTLYVVGTPIGNLEDMTFRAVRVLREVNLIAAEDTRTARVLLTRFDIHTPVTSYFEHNKLAKLDRILRALDEGDVALISEAGMPGLSDPGYELIQAALAAGHEVTPVPGPVAAVTALVISGLPTDRFLFLGFLPRRGTERRRLLQSVATEPGTLVAYEAPHRLRQSLADIAEVLGDRPIAVAEELTKRFESVFRGRVTEALAHFEAEEPRGEFTLVIGGAPQETAEQTWPDERVRAALATLLNEGVSPSTAARALSKLTGRSRREIYRMAVEMTAEG comes from the coding sequence GTGGGGACCCTGTACGTAGTGGGCACACCCATCGGCAACTTAGAGGATATGACCTTTCGGGCGGTACGCGTCCTGCGAGAGGTGAACCTGATCGCCGCCGAGGACACACGCACGGCTCGCGTGCTCCTCACCCGCTTCGATATCCACACGCCGGTCACCAGCTATTTCGAGCATAACAAGCTGGCCAAGCTGGACCGGATTCTGCGCGCCCTGGATGAGGGGGATGTAGCCCTGATCTCGGAGGCCGGGATGCCCGGTCTGTCCGATCCGGGGTACGAGCTGATCCAGGCCGCATTGGCGGCAGGCCATGAGGTCACTCCCGTGCCTGGGCCTGTGGCCGCCGTGACAGCGCTGGTGATCTCCGGACTCCCCACAGATCGCTTTCTGTTCCTGGGATTCCTCCCCCGGCGAGGGACGGAGCGCCGCAGGCTGCTGCAGTCTGTAGCAACGGAGCCGGGCACCCTGGTGGCCTATGAGGCCCCCCACCGGCTGCGCCAATCCCTGGCGGATATCGCCGAGGTGCTCGGCGATCGCCCCATCGCCGTCGCTGAGGAGCTGACGAAACGCTTCGAGTCCGTGTTTCGAGGTCGGGTGACGGAGGCGCTGGCGCATTTCGAGGCGGAGGAGCCACGGGGTGAGTTCACTTTGGTCATCGGGGGAGCCCCTCAGGAGACAGCCGAGCAGACGTGGCCGGACGAACGCGTCCGGGCGGCGTTGGCCACCCTGCTGAACGAGGGCGTATCCCCATCCACAGCCGCTCGCGCTCTGAGCAAGCTCACCGGGCGCTCGCGCCGGGAGATCTATCGCATGGCTGTGGAGATGACCGCCGAGGGATAA
- a CDS encoding hydroxymethylglutaryl-CoA reductase, whose amino-acid sequence MPELPAGMLRRLYQKGSLRNVEDGFEFALLNTLAPGTIIGLGPVEVDGQVFPPEQITVLTGRSERSAQRVSEQGPVMFPVNGVIRLRVTGDPLSPGRHVLVISAKLKEIGALQIEIEDHLVADR is encoded by the coding sequence ATGCCCGAGCTGCCGGCCGGCATGCTCCGGCGCCTCTATCAAAAGGGGAGCTTGCGAAACGTCGAGGATGGCTTCGAGTTCGCTCTGCTGAATACGCTGGCGCCGGGTACGATCATCGGGTTGGGGCCGGTGGAGGTGGATGGGCAGGTGTTCCCGCCTGAGCAGATCACCGTGCTCACAGGGAGGTCGGAGCGCTCGGCGCAGCGGGTGAGCGAGCAGGGGCCGGTGATGTTTCCTGTGAACGGGGTGATTCGCCTGCGGGTGACAGGGGATCCTTTGTCACCGGGCCGACATGTCCTGGTCATCAGCGCAAAGCTGAAGGAGATTGGGGCGCTTCAAATCGAGATAGAGGATCATCTGGTTGCTGACAGGTGA
- the gcvT gene encoding glycine cleavage system aminomethyltransferase GcvT, producing the protein MADQALKRTRLYDWHVRAGARMVAFAGWEMPVQYPTGPIEEHKRVRSSAGLFDIDHMGQFRMSGPNAEAFLQRMQTWDVSRTAVHQAHYGLMCYDDGGVVDDVFLYHLPDHWLVVVNAANREKDLAWLQAHVGDADVTLRDVSEETYMIALQGPKAQAILQRVTDVDLSQLPFHGVIEGTVAGVPAVVGATGYTGEYGYELFFTADEAVHVWEALLEAGEPDGLIPCGLAARDTLRAEACLPLYGHEIHSEIDPISAGLRFAVRFDKGNFLGRDALLKVHLEGPEYRLVAFEMVERGVPRQGYEVVANGISVGEVTTGLYSPTTDRYVGMAYVPTEFAAVGTELSIIIRDRPRAARVVRRPFYVPAYRRR; encoded by the coding sequence ATGGCGGATCAGGCGCTGAAACGAACGCGGTTGTATGACTGGCATGTGCGGGCCGGAGCTCGCATGGTGGCGTTCGCCGGATGGGAGATGCCTGTACAGTATCCCACAGGGCCCATCGAGGAGCACAAACGGGTACGCTCCTCGGCGGGCCTTTTCGATATCGATCACATGGGGCAATTCCGGATGAGCGGCCCGAATGCGGAGGCTTTCCTGCAGAGGATGCAGACGTGGGACGTAAGCCGGACGGCCGTTCACCAGGCCCACTATGGCCTGATGTGCTACGATGATGGCGGCGTCGTGGATGACGTCTTCCTCTACCATCTGCCGGATCACTGGCTCGTGGTCGTCAATGCCGCCAATCGGGAGAAGGATCTGGCCTGGTTGCAGGCGCATGTGGGAGATGCCGACGTGACGTTGCGGGACGTCTCCGAGGAGACGTACATGATCGCCCTGCAGGGGCCGAAGGCCCAGGCGATCCTGCAGCGGGTGACGGATGTGGATCTGAGCCAACTGCCGTTCCACGGCGTCATCGAGGGGACCGTGGCCGGAGTGCCGGCGGTCGTAGGGGCCACGGGATACACGGGCGAGTACGGTTATGAGCTCTTCTTCACGGCGGACGAGGCCGTACATGTGTGGGAGGCGCTGCTGGAGGCGGGGGAGCCGGACGGGCTCATCCCCTGCGGCCTGGCCGCCCGGGATACCTTGCGGGCGGAGGCGTGCCTGCCCCTTTACGGGCACGAGATCCACTCCGAGATCGATCCGATCAGCGCCGGGCTGCGGTTTGCCGTGCGCTTCGACAAGGGGAATTTCCTGGGCCGGGATGCCCTGCTCAAGGTGCACCTGGAGGGGCCGGAATACCGGCTCGTCGCGTTCGAGATGGTGGAGAGGGGGGTGCCCCGGCAGGGATATGAGGTGGTGGCCAACGGCATATCCGTGGGAGAGGTGACTACCGGCCTGTACAGTCCCACCACCGATCGGTATGTGGGGATGGCCTATGTGCCGACGGAATTTGCGGCTGTCGGGACCGAGCTGTCCATCATCATCCGGGATCGACCCCGTGCCGCCCGGGTGGTACGTCGGCCGTTCTACGTGCCCGCCTATCGAAGAAGATAA
- the gcvH gene encoding glycine cleavage system protein GcvH yields the protein MDYKFDPTVRYGKTHEWARVEGDEVVVGISDYAQDALSDVVYVELPEVGTTVKQGEPCAVVESVKAAEDVYSPVTGEVVAVNEALADTPELVNEDPYGKAWFFRVKMADPSELDNLMDAEAYKAYLESEAH from the coding sequence ATGGATTACAAGTTCGACCCTACCGTGCGATATGGCAAGACCCATGAGTGGGCCCGTGTGGAGGGGGACGAGGTGGTCGTGGGGATCAGCGATTACGCCCAGGACGCCTTGTCCGATGTCGTCTATGTGGAGTTGCCGGAAGTGGGGACCACGGTGAAGCAGGGGGAGCCCTGTGCGGTGGTGGAGTCGGTGAAGGCGGCCGAGGACGTGTATTCGCCCGTGACGGGCGAGGTGGTCGCCGTCAACGAGGCATTGGCGGACACGCCGGAGCTGGTGAACGAGGATCCATATGGCAAGGCCTGGTTCTTCCGAGTCAAGATGGCGGACCCGAGTGAGCTGGACAACTTGATGGATGCCGAGGCATACAAGGCGTACCTGGAGAGCGAGGCGCATTGA
- a CDS encoding aminomethyl-transferring glycine dehydrogenase subunit GcvPA — translation MNYIPNSDADRAAMLEVIGVQSVDDLFRDVPAEYRYPKLDLPAPVSEMEVLQELQALSEENIDLDHVACFLGAGAYRHFIPSVVDFVLSRSEFYTAYTPYQPEISQGTLQAAFEYQTMICELTGMDVSNASHYDGATSTAEAVIMALNVHRHRRRKVVLSPAVHPQYREVVRTYTQGMGLTIVGDDGVGNGPEDLAALCDEDTACVVVQYPDFFGRVLHPDRLRALAEDVHARGALLVVVANPIALGLLQPPGACGADIVVGEGQALGNPLSFGGPYLGFFACRQEHVRRSSGRIVGETVDAEGRRGYVLTLNTREQHIRRARATSNICTNQALNALAAAVYMSALGRQGLRRVAELCYHKAHYAAAQISALPGYSLWSQDFFHEFVVRCPKPIEEINRYLLEEWGIIGGYDLGRDYPELAGHMLVCVTEVNTRDDIDDLVEALREVAEQEGER, via the coding sequence ATGAACTACATACCCAATTCGGACGCGGATCGGGCGGCGATGTTGGAGGTCATCGGCGTGCAGAGCGTTGATGACCTCTTCCGTGATGTGCCGGCCGAATATCGCTATCCCAAGCTGGATCTGCCCGCGCCCGTCTCCGAGATGGAGGTCTTGCAAGAGTTACAGGCTCTCAGCGAGGAGAACATAGATCTGGATCATGTCGCATGTTTCCTGGGCGCTGGTGCCTATCGCCATTTCATCCCCAGCGTGGTGGACTTCGTCCTGTCCCGTTCGGAGTTCTACACGGCCTACACGCCCTATCAGCCGGAGATCAGCCAGGGTACCCTGCAGGCCGCATTCGAGTATCAAACCATGATCTGCGAGCTGACGGGCATGGATGTCTCCAACGCCTCCCACTACGACGGGGCCACGTCCACGGCCGAGGCGGTCATTATGGCGTTGAATGTGCACCGCCATCGGCGCCGCAAGGTAGTGCTGTCCCCGGCCGTGCACCCTCAGTATCGGGAGGTGGTTCGTACCTACACGCAAGGAATGGGGCTGACCATCGTCGGCGATGACGGGGTGGGCAATGGCCCGGAAGACCTGGCGGCACTGTGCGATGAGGATACGGCCTGCGTCGTCGTCCAGTATCCCGACTTCTTCGGGCGTGTGTTGCATCCCGACCGTCTGCGAGCGCTGGCGGAGGACGTGCATGCGCGTGGGGCATTGCTGGTCGTCGTGGCCAATCCCATCGCCCTGGGGCTGTTGCAGCCGCCCGGCGCTTGCGGGGCGGACATCGTCGTAGGCGAGGGGCAGGCCCTGGGCAATCCGCTCAGCTTCGGCGGCCCATATCTGGGTTTCTTCGCCTGTCGACAGGAGCATGTGCGCCGCTCCAGCGGCCGCATCGTGGGTGAGACGGTGGACGCCGAGGGGCGGAGAGGCTATGTGCTCACCCTGAACACCCGGGAGCAGCATATCCGCCGCGCGAGGGCGACGTCGAACATCTGCACCAACCAGGCGTTGAACGCGCTGGCGGCCGCCGTGTACATGTCCGCCTTGGGGCGCCAGGGGCTGCGGCGCGTGGCCGAGCTGTGTTATCACAAGGCGCACTACGCCGCCGCTCAGATCTCGGCATTGCCCGGCTATTCCCTCTGGTCCCAAGACTTCTTCCACGAGTTCGTCGTGCGATGCCCGAAGCCCATCGAGGAGATCAACCGTTACCTCCTGGAGGAGTGGGGCATCATCGGCGGCTACGATTTGGGGCGGGATTATCCGGAGCTGGCTGGACACATGCTGGTGTGCGTGACCGAGGTGAACACGCGAGACGACATCGATGATCTGGTGGAGGCGCTGCGCGAGGTGGCGGAGCAGGAGGGGGAACGATGA